From Candidatus Syntrophoarchaeum caldarius, the proteins below share one genomic window:
- a CDS encoding ABC transporter permease, with protein MGNRAIIARKEFRSLITEKTLLLAILIQLFIALFSSFLVVGLVSLYNPGALEDYNFKDATLGVVGDSDGVITGLIRSDDKLSVITFQEMDDAEEAFFAGTIDGILSVPDVSIDGDEPIEITLYLPKDSIEAMVIMIHLKEPLEAFEERVRQVRGVDVPAIDLDLPEGASGGKKSTEFFEFIYTLLIPLLMLTPAFISGGLMIDFITEEIDRKTLDMLLVSPIRLIEIVDGKLFVATIIAPIQALCWLILLYLNGIAVQNILLTVTVVLLVTAILTLLCSILSLRLIDRGKVQLLYSLLLVLFFTITCTYPVIPFNLIARLTLGSSGVRSDAIVVIAIYAVCVAMLYWILQKLSRSYNTSAANG; from the coding sequence TTGGGTAACAGAGCGATAATTGCACGAAAGGAGTTTAGAAGTCTCATAACTGAGAAAACTCTCCTTCTTGCCATCTTAATTCAGCTTTTCATCGCCCTCTTTTCATCCTTCCTTGTCGTTGGACTCGTGTCATTATACAATCCTGGGGCACTTGAAGATTACAACTTTAAAGATGCGACACTCGGTGTTGTGGGGGATTCTGATGGGGTGATAACCGGTCTGATCAGGTCAGATGATAAATTGAGTGTTATAACGTTTCAGGAAATGGATGATGCAGAAGAGGCTTTTTTTGCGGGCACGATCGATGGGATACTTTCTGTTCCCGATGTATCGATTGATGGAGACGAACCGATCGAGATCACACTCTATCTTCCAAAGGATAGCATCGAGGCGATGGTCATCATGATCCATCTCAAAGAGCCACTTGAAGCATTTGAGGAGAGGGTCAGGCAAGTACGGGGTGTAGACGTTCCTGCGATCGATCTTGACCTACCAGAAGGGGCAAGTGGGGGCAAGAAATCCACAGAGTTCTTCGAGTTTATTTATACCCTCCTGATACCGCTTTTGATGCTCACTCCAGCCTTCATATCAGGTGGGTTGATGATAGATTTTATAACAGAGGAGATCGATCGCAAAACGCTCGATATGCTACTTGTATCACCGATCAGATTGATAGAGATCGTTGACGGAAAGTTATTTGTTGCCACGATAATTGCACCTATACAGGCGTTGTGCTGGCTTATCCTTCTTTATCTGAACGGGATTGCAGTTCAAAATATATTACTCACGGTTACAGTCGTTCTTCTTGTAACAGCGATTCTAACTCTTCTCTGTTCCATCCTCTCACTGAGATTGATCGATCGAGGAAAGGTGCAGCTCCTCTACTCACTTCTTCTCGTTCTCTTTTTCACGATCACCTGTACCTATCCTGTGATACCCTTCAACCTGATAGCACGTCTGACACTCGGAAGTAGCGGTGTGAGGAGTGATGCGATTGTGGTGATTGCAATCTATGCTGTATGCGTGGCTATGCTCTATTGGATTCTTCAAAAGCTCAGCAGGTCATACAACACATCCGCCGCGAATGGTTAA
- a CDS encoding tryptophan synthase subunit alpha — translation MSISETFNELEGKGALIGYITCGDPNLEMSLRIAKTVAEEVDIIELGIPFSDPIADGATIQAASDRALKSGIRVDDCFRIASEIKGTTKVFMTYYNIILQRGIDKFLSDCVDAGVSGLIAPDIPIEESGDLLRASEKYGIDLIFVVAPTTDDDRMNRIIEDTRGFLYVVSHLGVTGARENLDRSTVEFIKHVRKIADGRIPIAVGFGVSTPKHVEEVIKAGADGAIVGSAIINVASEGMGDEKDFERLRAFVQDLRRAAHHA, via the coding sequence ATGTCAATCAGCGAGACATTCAATGAACTTGAGGGAAAAGGCGCCTTGATAGGTTATATCACATGCGGTGACCCAAACCTCGAGATGAGCCTCAGGATCGCGAAAACGGTAGCAGAAGAGGTTGACATAATCGAGCTTGGAATCCCCTTCTCAGATCCGATAGCAGACGGTGCAACGATTCAGGCGGCATCAGACAGGGCACTTAAATCTGGAATCAGAGTGGATGACTGTTTCAGAATCGCATCCGAGATAAAGGGCACAACCAAGGTCTTTATGACATACTACAACATCATACTCCAGCGTGGGATCGATAAATTCCTCTCAGACTGTGTGGATGCGGGGGTTTCAGGCTTGATCGCACCTGATATCCCAATAGAAGAATCAGGCGATCTTTTAAGAGCTTCAGAAAAGTATGGGATTGATCTGATCTTTGTGGTAGCCCCAACAACAGATGATGATCGCATGAATCGAATAATCGAGGATACAAGGGGTTTTCTCTATGTTGTCTCCCATCTCGGTGTTACAGGTGCAAGAGAGAACCTTGACAGGAGTACGGTTGAGTTCATAAAGCATGTCAGGAAGATTGCAGATGGCAGAATTCCGATAGCAGTTGGATTTGGGGTTTCAACTCCCAAACATGTCGAAGAAGTCATAAAAGCAGGTGCGGACGGTGCGATTGTTGGAAGTGCGATCATCAACGTTGCATCAGAGGGCATGGGTGATGAGAAGGATTTTGAACGACTTCGTGCCTTTGTACAGGATCTCAGGCGAGCGGCACACCATGCGTGA
- a CDS encoding methylmalonyl-CoA mutase subunit alpha, protein MFKEDDINAIKSREEAWLKRVEGVKERKSNFETYSGIPVKRLYTPADIKDHKYLEDVGFPGEAPYVRGVYPTMYRSRFWTIRLFSGFGTPEDTNKRWRMLYEEGETGFSAAVDVLTFNGIDPEDPRADVEVGTEGVPLYCIDSMHALTDGLPIDKISVALVVEPFSSAPVCAMYFNMAKERGIEINRLMGTCQNDILTMTCGFVPFESVPPDQMLRLACDLIEWCVPQKNVPKWHPINFTTYNYREGGIDAIQELGFGFANAITHIDELIERGWKIDDFVNRLAFHLSAHKDFFEEIAKYRAARRIWYKLMRDKYEAKDRHSYEFRFHIQTAGSSLTAQQPMVNIVRTAYQALSAVLGGCQSMHTNSYDEAICLPSEEAVKLALRTQQILQEETGVANTIDPLAGSYYVEWLTDEIEERVWKYLDRMEKGGGNVVKLLENGWLYREMAEAFHKRQKAIDEGEERVIGVNCYLSSEEEPPIVFRTNERSGEIERERLRKLRERRDSRKVEELLDVLRRVCDRGENVLPAVMDLTAAGATLGEICDVYREVLGTWTPPIVI, encoded by the coding sequence ATGTTCAAAGAAGATGATATTAACGCTATTAAGTCGAGAGAGGAAGCGTGGCTTAAGCGGGTGGAGGGCGTCAAAGAACGAAAGTCAAACTTTGAGACGTACTCAGGTATACCTGTAAAACGCCTGTACACGCCTGCAGACATAAAAGACCATAAGTATTTAGAAGATGTTGGATTTCCGGGTGAAGCGCCCTATGTCAGAGGCGTGTATCCGACGATGTATCGCAGTAGATTCTGGACAATACGGTTATTCTCTGGATTTGGGACACCAGAGGATACCAACAAGCGATGGAGGATGCTATATGAGGAAGGTGAAACCGGCTTCAGTGCTGCGGTGGATGTCTTGACCTTCAACGGAATCGATCCCGAAGATCCAAGGGCTGATGTTGAAGTGGGTACAGAAGGAGTTCCACTCTATTGTATCGATAGCATGCACGCACTCACAGACGGTCTCCCCATCGATAAGATCTCGGTTGCCCTTGTCGTTGAACCGTTCTCATCTGCACCTGTCTGTGCGATGTACTTTAACATGGCAAAGGAGCGGGGAATCGAGATAAACAGGTTGATGGGCACGTGCCAGAACGATATACTCACAATGACATGTGGGTTCGTTCCGTTCGAATCTGTACCCCCAGACCAGATGTTGAGGCTTGCGTGTGACCTGATTGAGTGGTGTGTACCACAGAAGAACGTGCCGAAGTGGCATCCGATAAACTTCACAACATACAACTATCGTGAAGGCGGGATCGATGCCATCCAGGAACTTGGTTTTGGGTTTGCAAATGCGATCACACATATCGATGAACTCATTGAGCGGGGCTGGAAGATCGATGACTTCGTCAACAGACTTGCATTTCATCTCTCAGCGCACAAGGACTTCTTTGAGGAGATCGCAAAGTATCGTGCTGCAAGGCGGATCTGGTATAAGTTGATGAGGGATAAGTATGAGGCAAAGGATCGCCATTCTTATGAGTTCAGGTTCCACATCCAGACCGCAGGAAGCTCGCTCACCGCACAGCAACCGATGGTAAACATTGTGAGAACCGCATACCAGGCGCTCTCTGCTGTACTTGGTGGCTGCCAGTCGATGCATACCAACTCCTATGATGAAGCGATCTGTCTGCCATCAGAAGAAGCTGTGAAGCTTGCATTGCGGACACAGCAGATCCTCCAGGAAGAAACAGGTGTGGCGAATACAATCGATCCACTTGCAGGTTCATATTATGTTGAGTGGCTCACAGATGAGATCGAGGAACGTGTATGGAAGTACCTCGATCGGATGGAGAAGGGGGGCGGAAATGTCGTCAAGCTCCTTGAGAATGGGTGGCTCTATCGTGAGATGGCTGAAGCCTTCCACAAGCGGCAGAAAGCGATCGATGAAGGAGAGGAACGTGTTATCGGGGTTAACTGCTACCTCTCGAGCGAGGAAGAACCACCAATCGTCTTCAGGACAAACGAAAGATCGGGAGAAATCGAGCGAGAACGGTTGAGAAAATTGCGAGAGCGCCGTGATTCTCGCAAGGTTGAGGAACTCCTCGATGTGCTCAGAAGAGTATGTGACAGGGGCGAAAATGTACTCCCAGCTGTGATGGATCTTACAGCAGCCGGTGCAACACTGGGCGAGATCTGCGATGTTTACCGTGAAGTTCTCGGAACATGGACACCGCCTATTGTGATATGA
- a CDS encoding methylmalonyl-CoA mutase subunit beta, which yields MSKPGVDGHWRGIVTVSRGLRDAGMEVIFGGFQSIEEIVEAAIEEDVDVIGLSIHSQAHISWTERIVSIMKEKGIFDDVLLIIGGVIPTLDHDRLKEIGAGEVFGPGTPIREIVDYIKANVKRAKAAA from the coding sequence ATGTCAAAACCAGGTGTTGACGGTCATTGGAGAGGGATCGTTACGGTCTCCAGGGGCCTGAGAGATGCAGGGATGGAAGTGATATTCGGCGGTTTCCAGTCGATCGAGGAGATCGTTGAGGCTGCAATCGAGGAAGATGTCGATGTCATCGGGCTCAGCATCCACTCACAGGCGCATATCTCATGGACCGAGCGTATCGTATCTATCATGAAGGAGAAGGGAATCTTCGATGATGTTCTGCTCATAATTGGCGGTGTAATTCCAACGCTCGATCATGATCGGCTAAAGGAGATCGGGGCTGGCGAGGTATTCGGTCCTGGTACGCCGATACGAGAGATTGTGGACTACATAAAAGCAAATGTTAAAAGAGCAAAAGCCGCCGCATGA
- a CDS encoding Cystathionine beta-synthase, core domain protein encodes MMKVKDVMSAPIITEDGDTTVDIGASILEAMGVGSLVVTEKGVPVGIVTERDMALKVLSKNRPASEVKLKEIMSSPLVTVNADASIDDAGKLMADKGVRRLLVLDDGEIIGIVTVRDLLTRKPELVEKIYPTVKTPASPYRLAHIEDRLRHCVYILRTESDEVAASKCTEVIEGIEKELESLVSYYEKDEELKEILTKVEAIAKKVKSEGSAAIPDARAEFDALLTDLRRIIRWRRISPGTTLGGELPFPSRRSRLK; translated from the coding sequence ATGATGAAGGTCAAAGATGTGATGAGTGCTCCTATTATCACCGAAGATGGGGATACAACGGTGGATATTGGGGCAAGCATCCTTGAAGCAATGGGGGTGGGAAGCCTTGTTGTAACTGAGAAAGGCGTTCCTGTAGGTATCGTTACAGAACGGGACATGGCACTCAAGGTTTTATCTAAAAATAGACCAGCAAGCGAGGTCAAACTGAAAGAGATCATGTCATCCCCGCTTGTAACGGTGAATGCCGATGCTTCGATCGATGATGCGGGTAAGCTGATGGCAGATAAAGGGGTTAGACGTCTGCTTGTTCTTGATGATGGTGAGATTATAGGGATTGTCACCGTCAGAGATCTCCTGACGAGAAAGCCCGAGCTTGTTGAGAAGATATATCCAACTGTAAAAACCCCCGCGAGTCCATACAGACTTGCACACATTGAAGATAGGCTCAGACACTGTGTCTATATTCTGAGGACCGAGTCAGATGAGGTTGCAGCATCGAAATGTACAGAGGTTATTGAAGGAATCGAAAAAGAGCTTGAAAGCCTTGTATCCTATTATGAGAAGGATGAGGAACTGAAGGAGATACTGACAAAGGTTGAAGCGATCGCTAAAAAGGTGAAAAGTGAAGGGAGTGCAGCGATTCCCGATGCCAGGGCCGAGTTTGATGCACTCCTCACAGACCTTCGACGCATAATTCGCTGGCGCAGGATCTCACCTGGCACAACACTCGGGGGTGAACTCCCCTTCCCAAGCAGGCGATCAAGACTTAAATGA
- a CDS encoding Cytochrome-c3 hydrogenase, gamma subunit, with the protein MQIQIVRIERVVTENKSVRTFFFEGLHDPEPGNYIMVWIPGSGQIPIGISSFRNGLCGVTVRKVGETTAAMHNLSAGDSIGVTGPLGSSFSMKGNRILLVSGGIGIAPLLYLAIEAKATGKKVYATCGFENEDEIIFEDILNGLIDDLVITLGERTPIDLLPDLYEKQRFDYIYSCGPEPMMKRVFDFARLYHLGAEFSVERIIKCGMGICGACALPNGMRVCKDGPVFDLEDMEGVWR; encoded by the coding sequence ATGCAGATCCAAATCGTAAGAATTGAGCGAGTTGTAACAGAGAACAAATCTGTCAGGACTTTCTTCTTTGAAGGGCTCCATGACCCAGAACCTGGTAACTATATTATGGTATGGATTCCAGGATCTGGGCAGATCCCGATTGGAATATCAAGCTTCAGGAATGGGTTATGCGGGGTTACAGTAAGAAAGGTTGGTGAGACAACTGCAGCGATGCATAATCTCAGTGCAGGTGACTCGATCGGGGTAACCGGACCGCTTGGAAGTTCATTCAGCATGAAAGGAAATCGGATTCTTCTTGTGTCAGGTGGCATCGGTATCGCACCGCTTCTGTATCTTGCGATCGAGGCAAAAGCCACAGGAAAAAAAGTGTATGCAACCTGTGGGTTTGAGAACGAGGACGAGATCATCTTTGAAGATATCTTGAACGGTCTTATCGACGATCTTGTGATAACACTCGGTGAAAGGACGCCGATTGATCTTCTGCCAGATCTATACGAGAAGCAGAGGTTTGATTACATCTATTCATGTGGACCTGAACCAATGATGAAGCGGGTCTTTGATTTTGCAAGATTATATCATTTAGGGGCAGAATTCAGCGTTGAGCGGATTATAAAGTGTGGAATGGGGATATGTGGGGCATGTGCTCTTCCAAATGGGATGAGAGTCTGCAAGGATGGGCCTGTCTTTGATCTGGAGGATATGGAGGGGGTGTGGAGGTAG
- a CDS encoding ABC transporter permease: protein MRGVLIVARWEILRSRGVLNREYIILFLVALILLALFAVSASDMHIEMNERIYSVAIVGDEYLPLISSDNRFEVFLTDENGGFNALEEGKVDILVMDNNVYLYDREKSYAALNALEDTSKSYKTNLLNSKVESGDFEFYNAFPVWIRTEYLKRPESFALPSIREEDVTEKEKRVDNGLKTTPSPTQRRDLPQTDGEDFKSSESSDGRGNIRERLFEDGSFTTPSELTPPLPFGSIVVSFIFIFPLYFLTQLYSSSIMEERINRRGELLLVAPIKTWELVLGKLLPYLALSILITTATLIYLRIEALDIAVINLILLPVALFFLATFFLAGILTRSFKELTFISVFFAAITSGYLFFPAVFMNIHAISSISPMTLVIRILDGEWITIQEYIFSTTPFYLTALMLFAGGILIFREEDLFTEKPVREKVLDIFDSFLRRAKRTHIFVAVLLLSMMLIPFAYMAELMSISLLFSIPLPYSVIGVILAAASVEEIVKSMGPATALVRGIVESNIKNALILGFVSGFGFFLGEKLLLLLAITSITGSIFGVSIFFTGKLILPLLLHTTTAMILSFGVYRHKKGGFLPFLTLSIAVHCLYNLTIVWGYLFG, encoded by the coding sequence ATGAGGGGAGTACTAATCGTTGCCAGATGGGAGATACTGCGATCACGAGGTGTTTTGAACAGAGAGTACATCATTCTTTTTCTGGTTGCACTCATACTACTTGCTCTATTTGCTGTATCTGCTTCTGATATGCATATTGAGATGAACGAGAGGATATACTCGGTTGCAATTGTTGGTGATGAATATCTGCCGTTAATATCATCTGATAATCGATTTGAAGTCTTTTTAACCGATGAAAATGGCGGTTTCAACGCACTGGAAGAGGGGAAGGTTGATATTCTCGTTATGGATAATAATGTATATCTTTATGACCGTGAAAAATCGTATGCAGCGCTCAATGCACTTGAAGATACATCAAAGTCCTACAAAACCAATCTTCTGAACTCAAAGGTCGAATCTGGAGATTTTGAGTTTTATAATGCGTTTCCCGTCTGGATCAGAACTGAGTACCTGAAACGGCCTGAAAGTTTCGCACTCCCATCAATAAGAGAAGAAGATGTGACAGAGAAGGAGAAAAGAGTTGATAATGGTCTTAAGACTACCCCATCTCCCACACAAAGGCGTGATTTGCCACAGACAGATGGAGAAGATTTTAAGTCTTCAGAAAGTTCTGATGGGAGAGGAAACATCAGGGAACGACTCTTTGAGGACGGATCATTCACAACTCCCTCTGAACTGACGCCTCCACTTCCGTTTGGATCGATCGTGGTTTCGTTCATCTTCATCTTTCCGCTCTACTTCTTGACCCAGCTTTACTCGTCGAGTATCATGGAAGAGCGAATAAACAGAAGGGGTGAGTTGCTGCTTGTTGCACCCATAAAAACCTGGGAACTTGTTCTTGGAAAACTTCTCCCATATCTCGCACTCTCAATTTTAATTACAACAGCAACTCTCATCTATCTCAGGATTGAAGCTTTAGATATAGCCGTAATAAATCTTATACTTCTTCCAGTCGCCCTATTTTTCCTTGCAACATTCTTTCTTGCTGGCATCCTGACAAGGAGCTTCAAGGAGCTTACGTTCATATCGGTTTTCTTTGCTGCCATAACCTCTGGCTACCTCTTTTTTCCTGCTGTTTTCATGAACATACATGCGATAAGCAGTATCTCACCCATGACACTTGTAATAAGGATTTTAGATGGAGAATGGATCACAATTCAGGAATATATCTTCTCAACAACCCCGTTCTATCTCACCGCACTTATGCTCTTCGCAGGTGGGATACTGATCTTCAGGGAGGAAGATCTATTCACAGAGAAACCTGTGCGTGAGAAGGTGCTTGATATATTCGATTCATTCCTCAGACGCGCGAAACGAACGCATATTTTTGTTGCAGTTCTTCTTCTCTCCATGATGCTAATCCCATTTGCTTATATGGCAGAGCTCATGTCGATCTCACTTCTTTTTAGCATACCTCTCCCGTACTCTGTAATCGGTGTGATACTTGCTGCAGCATCTGTCGAGGAGATTGTAAAATCAATGGGACCTGCCACAGCATTGGTACGGGGAATAGTCGAGTCCAATATCAAGAATGCGCTCATTTTGGGTTTTGTTTCAGGCTTCGGGTTCTTTCTTGGCGAAAAACTTCTCCTTCTTCTTGCAATCACCTCGATCACCGGTTCAATATTCGGTGTATCGATTTTCTTTACAGGGAAGCTGATCCTGCCGCTCCTGCTCCACACAACAACCGCTATGATCCTCTCTTTTGGTGTTTATCGCCACAAAAAAGGTGGTTTTTTGCCATTTCTCACCCTGTCTATCGCTGTACATTGCCTCTATAACCTGACAATTGTATGGGGGTACCTCTTTGGGTAA
- a CDS encoding radical SAM protein, which produces MVTKHKYGSANRVYLGIGWDIIDFKPIRAVTIILRTSGCHWRRCKICNYYLDGASRPPSDEDLISQIDDAISRFPEGELMVKIFTSGSFFDTREITEDLQKKLIERLPIDRIRKLIIESRPEFVTPSSIKYPSEIFDNFEVAIGLETTSDAIRRNSIDKGFNFEEFKHAVKVAAEAGAGIRTYLLLKPPYLTEKEAIDDMLKSAEELIPYTKTISLNLTTVREHTPLYDLWKKGYYRPPWLWSAVEVMKQIRADRRFDDIAIISDPIAAGKPWGPHNCRKCDNIVKDAIRHFSITQDLKDLSRLDCSCKRLWEKVLELEKFTHGVPLA; this is translated from the coding sequence GTGGTGACGAAACATAAATATGGATCAGCCAATCGAGTATATCTCGGAATCGGATGGGACATCATAGATTTTAAGCCGATCCGTGCTGTTACAATTATCCTCAGGACATCAGGCTGCCACTGGAGGCGATGTAAGATCTGCAACTACTATCTTGATGGAGCAAGCAGACCACCTTCAGATGAAGATCTCATCTCACAGATCGATGATGCGATCTCAAGATTTCCCGAGGGCGAGCTTATGGTCAAGATATTCACATCTGGTAGTTTCTTTGATACCCGTGAGATCACAGAAGATCTCCAGAAAAAACTCATTGAACGCCTGCCCATTGATCGCATCAGAAAGCTCATAATAGAGTCAAGGCCTGAGTTTGTAACCCCATCATCGATCAAGTATCCGTCAGAGATCTTTGATAACTTTGAGGTCGCGATCGGGCTTGAGACGACCTCCGATGCGATAAGACGCAACTCAATCGATAAAGGGTTTAACTTTGAGGAGTTCAAGCATGCAGTAAAGGTTGCCGCAGAGGCTGGTGCTGGCATCAGGACGTATCTCCTTCTGAAACCTCCATATCTAACAGAGAAGGAGGCAATCGATGATATGCTAAAATCCGCAGAGGAACTTATTCCCTACACAAAAACGATCTCATTAAATCTTACAACCGTAAGAGAGCATACGCCACTGTACGATCTCTGGAAAAAAGGGTATTACAGACCTCCCTGGCTCTGGAGCGCAGTCGAGGTTATGAAACAGATCAGAGCGGATAGGCGTTTTGATGATATTGCAATAATCTCAGACCCGATAGCCGCAGGAAAGCCATGGGGACCTCATAATTGCAGAAAATGTGATAATATAGTTAAAGATGCGATAAGGCATTTCTCGATTACACAGGACCTCAAAGACCTTTCAAGACTTGATTGCAGTTGCAAAAGATTGTGGGAGAAGGTGCTTGAGCTTGAGAAGTTCACGCATGGTGTGCCGCTCGCCTGA